From a single Silene latifolia isolate original U9 population chromosome 6, ASM4854445v1, whole genome shotgun sequence genomic region:
- the LOC141588294 gene encoding uncharacterized protein LOC141588294 — MEYLPIWVKLVGLDLKFWGNDCLIKIGGLIGKVIRRDEATEKRNFLGYARLMIEVKVNQRYPESISFLDEEGVEKKIRLEYDWLPITCNTCNGIGHATGQCRKNEAPKQGPKVTQVCRKKSNEPATQTVVTPSVGVIGDRRVLTPGQHVSHLRRQEAHPPVITPGGHSYLEAVTQSLKKSVTGNKEARWEWIQAKLVVMGSVGFWNIRGLNKVNNKMDIRRFLHMNKVDVFGLIETRVKSNNWLKVSNNICNNWAICTNHQSHKGGRIWMLWNPKAYQVDIQHVSSQTIHARLTDRVRQREFWITFVYGFNKAADRKNLWTSLKSYQQQITGAWLIGGDFNNVLLPNERIGSQITAAEIKPFQDCVHYCGVEDIKAVGSFFTWTNKQEASQRVYRRIDRVMINDEWINMFPESFANFLPEGLYDHCPCIL; from the coding sequence ATGGAATACTTGCCAATTTGGGTTAAACTGGTGGGACTTGACCTTAAATTTTGGGGTAACGACTGTTTGATCAAAATTGGGGGACTTATAGGAAAAGTGATAAGAAGAGATGAAGCCACAGAAAAGAGGAATTTCCTGGGATATGCTCGTCTAATGATAGAGGTGAAAGTGAATCAAAGATACCCTGAATCAATTAGTTTTTTGGATGAGGAAGGGGTGGAAAAGAAAATTAGGCTGGAGTATGATTGGCTCCCTATTACTTGCAATACTTGCAATGGTATAGGGCATGCTACTGGTCAGTGTAGGAAGAATGAAGCACCAAAACAGGGCCCTAAAGTCACTCAGGTATGCCGTAAGAAATCAAATGAACCTGCAACACAGACTGTAGTTACTCCTTCTGTGGGTGTCATTGGGGATAGGAGAGTGTTAACTCCTGGTCAGCATGTATCTCATCTGAGAAGACAGGAAGCACATCCTCCTGTTATTACTCCAGGGGGGCACTCTTATCTGGAAGCTGTAACCCAATCTTTGAAAAAAAGTGTGACTGGCAATAAGGAGGCCAGGTGGGAATGGATACAGGCCAAACTAGTAGTAATGGGTAGTGTTGGATTTTGGAATATTAGAGGACTTAATAAAGTGAATAATAAGATGGATATAAGACGATTCCTGCATATGAATAAAGTAGATGTGTTTGGTCTAATAGAAACTAGGGTCAAAAGCAATAATTGGTTGAAagttagtaataatatttgtaaTAATTGGGCTATTTGCACGAATCATCAAAGTCACAAAGGAGGGAGGATCTGGATGTTATGGAACCCTAAGGCCTATCAAGTGGATATTCAGCATGTTTCTTCCCAAACTATTCATGCTAGGCTAACTGATAGAGTCAGGCAAAGAGAATTTTGGATTACTTTTGTCTATGGATTTAATAAGGCTGCTGATAGGAAGAACCTATGGACTAGTCTGAAATCATACCAGCAGCAGATTACTGGAGCTTGGTTAATTGGAGGAGACTTCAATAACGTTCTACTTCCTAATGAGAGAATAGGGTCTCAGATTACTGCTGCTGAGATAAAACCATTTCAGGATTGTGTGCACTACTGTGGTGTGGAGGATATCAAAGCAGTGGGATCATTTTTTACTTGGACGAACAAACAAGAAGCATCACAAAGGGTTTATAGAAGAATTGACAGAGTTATGATCAATGATGAGTGGATTAATATGTTCCCTGAATCTTTTGCAAATTTCCTTCCTGAAGGTTTATATGATCATTGCCCTTGTATTCTATAA
- the LOC141588295 gene encoding uncharacterized protein LOC141588295, with product MAKIESTCRSFLWKGEAHSYSNALVSWKQVCLPKEQGGLGVCDIRRWNVAAVRKYVWWVMDKKDHLWVKWVHCTYLKSVPWTDYKPSQSSSWAWKRICRVKDILLPGYIHHDWLEKDAPYSISSGYKWLGNEASNVTWYRHIWITDGIPKHQFISWLFVQHRLLTMDRIHRLFQSSETVCVLCGEEDESHDNLFFLCSYSRKYVKQVQEWSKLEIPLMQVLSWWQAQDKNRGIFTSLVVMALVYHIWWARNHCRFQQVVWRPEVVGVRIKHEVQARIGSKNKSRKKLIWNSISS from the coding sequence ATGGCTAAGATAGAGAGTACTTGTAGGAGTTTTTTATGGAAGGGGGAAGCTCACTCATATTCTAATGCTCTTGTGTCCTGGAAGCAAGTCTGTTTGCCAAAAGAACAAGGGGGATTAGGTGTGTGTGATATCAGGAGGTGGAATGTGGCTGCAGTAAGAAAGTATGTTTGGTGGGTGATGGATAAGAAAGACCACCTCTGGGTAAAGTGGGTGCATTGTACCTACTTAAAAAGTGTGCCCTGGACTGATTATAAACCTTCCCAAAGCAGCAGTTGGGCTTGGAAAAGAATTTGCAGAGTTAAGGATATCCTTCTTCCTGGTTATATACATCATGACTGGTTAGAAAAAGATGCTCCTTACTCGATTTCTAGTGGATATAAATGGCTTGGTAATGAAGCAAGTAATGTCACCTGGTATAGACATATTTGGATTACTGATGGTATCCCTAAGCACCAATTTATCAGTTGGTTGTTTGTTCAGCATCGTCTTCTAACAATGGATAGGATTCATAGGTTGTTTCAGAGCAGTGAAACAGTTTGTGTTTTGTGTGGTGAGGAGGATGAAAGCCATGACAATTTGTTCTTCCTTTGCTCTTACAGTAGAAAATATGTGAAGCAGGTACAAGAATGGAGTAAGTTGGAAATTCCTTTGATGCAAGTTTTGAGCTGGTGGCAGGCTCAAGACAAGAATAGGGGGATCTTCACCTCCTTGGTAGTGATGGCACTGGTATATCATATCTGGTGGGCACGTAATCACTGCAGGTTCCAGCAGGTGGTATGGCGACCAGAGGTTGTTGGAGTTCGCATTAAACATGAGGTCCAGGCTCGTATTGGGAGTAAGAACAAGTCTAGGAAGAAGTTGATTTGGAATTCCATAAGTAGTTGA